A part of Tessaracoccus timonensis genomic DNA contains:
- a CDS encoding RDD family protein — translation MTQMPQQPPPGWYPDPAGGPGERFWDGEAWSQATREQQAPTQEQPPAHPQGGSTPYVDPRLRAHSSGYGNQGGYGPQGGHSQGGYGAQGAGYGVSGQSYGKQIPVQGGYALAGFWWRVLGFIIDSIIVGVVNGMLTAGLNAGIDSQLERYLVQLIDSLADPTVPAPEIPMSLIQSLGTAALVTTIVWIAYRTILIGTMNATLGQKICGLRVAKLGDEQLAPVGWKVAIIRGGVGAIIYQIIGFLAQITVLFLDRKQTLPDLLSKTVVVNTREAV, via the coding sequence ATGACGCAGATGCCACAGCAACCACCGCCAGGTTGGTACCCCGACCCCGCCGGAGGCCCCGGTGAACGTTTCTGGGACGGAGAGGCGTGGTCGCAGGCCACCAGAGAGCAGCAAGCTCCGACGCAGGAGCAGCCGCCAGCGCACCCGCAAGGGGGAAGCACTCCGTACGTCGACCCCAGGCTGCGCGCCCACTCGAGCGGCTACGGGAACCAGGGTGGTTATGGCCCGCAAGGCGGCCACAGCCAGGGCGGCTACGGCGCCCAGGGTGCTGGGTACGGCGTCTCGGGGCAGAGCTACGGCAAGCAGATTCCCGTGCAGGGCGGCTACGCGTTGGCCGGGTTTTGGTGGCGCGTGCTCGGCTTCATCATCGACAGCATCATCGTCGGCGTCGTCAACGGCATGCTCACCGCTGGCTTGAACGCCGGCATCGACAGCCAGCTCGAACGTTACCTCGTACAGCTCATCGACTCGCTCGCCGACCCGACCGTCCCCGCGCCGGAGATTCCGATGAGCCTCATCCAATCTCTGGGCACGGCGGCGCTGGTCACCACCATCGTGTGGATTGCGTACCGCACCATCTTGATCGGCACCATGAATGCCACGCTGGGCCAGAAAATCTGCGGCCTTCGGGTTGCGAAACTAGGCGACGAACAACTCGCCCCCGTGGGTTGGAAGGTCGCCATCATCCGAGGCGGCGTCGGGGCCATCATCTACCAGATCATCGGCTTCCTGGCGCAGATCACCGTGCTGTTCCTCGACCGCAAGCAGACACTGCCTGACCTGCTATCCAAGACCGTCGTCGTCAACACTCGAGAGGCTGTGTAA
- a CDS encoding SIS domain-containing protein → MIPFDDARLEAPTLADHEGLRWLASAGARVRRLQLDAILPQLERGDRPRGVLLMGAEARLMRAALEPVCPVPLMAWPGAMLPAWVGPLDLVAIVDDQDPNSGLLEASAGAARRGATVLVAAQEHSPLAEVTSGAETTLVPVDDHDPTAAAVALLTLLGQLGLGPHVNLEGVAEAVDLVAESCSPLKDLSSNPGKELAIAFADHVPLIWGGSVLANRAGRRIGEALRHASGVPALAADATELAAVLRNTERRDPFADPDDQPRTPMVLLLDVDEVPQGVQARVREIENLADAASVRVVRVASGAADYPLAPVERYVTLLARGLYAVEYLKIGLCR, encoded by the coding sequence GTGATTCCCTTTGACGACGCCCGCCTCGAGGCACCGACACTCGCCGACCACGAGGGGCTGCGCTGGCTCGCCTCCGCCGGGGCGAGGGTTCGTCGGCTGCAGCTCGACGCCATCCTGCCGCAGCTCGAGCGCGGCGACCGCCCCCGCGGCGTGCTGCTGATGGGCGCCGAGGCCAGGCTGATGCGCGCGGCGCTCGAGCCGGTGTGCCCGGTACCGCTCATGGCGTGGCCGGGCGCGATGCTGCCCGCGTGGGTTGGCCCGCTCGACCTGGTTGCCATCGTCGACGATCAAGACCCAAACTCCGGCCTCCTCGAGGCATCCGCCGGCGCCGCCCGCAGGGGAGCGACGGTGCTCGTCGCGGCGCAGGAGCACTCGCCGTTGGCGGAGGTGACGTCGGGTGCGGAGACGACGCTGGTTCCCGTCGACGACCACGATCCGACGGCGGCCGCCGTGGCGCTGCTCACGTTGCTGGGGCAGCTGGGGCTCGGCCCGCACGTCAACCTGGAAGGAGTCGCGGAGGCGGTGGACCTCGTCGCGGAGAGTTGTTCGCCGTTGAAGGATCTGTCGTCGAATCCGGGCAAGGAGCTTGCCATCGCGTTCGCGGATCACGTGCCGCTGATCTGGGGTGGATCGGTGCTCGCCAACCGCGCCGGGCGGCGGATCGGTGAGGCGCTCCGGCACGCAAGCGGAGTGCCCGCGTTGGCCGCCGACGCCACGGAGCTTGCGGCGGTGTTGCGCAACACGGAGCGACGAGATCCGTTCGCCGACCCCGACGACCAACCTCGCACTCCGATGGTGCTCCTGCTCGACGTCGACGAGGTGCCTCAGGGGGTGCAGGCGCGCGTGAGAGAGATCGAGAACCTGGCCGACGCCGCGTCGGTGCGGGTAGTGCGCGTTGCATCGGGCGCCGCTGACTACCCGCTTGCCCCCGTCGAGCGCTACGTGACGCTGCTCGCACGCGGGCTGTACGCCGTCGAATATCTGAAGATTGGATTGTGCCGATGA
- a CDS encoding metallopeptidase family protein produces MPRRRDRHGRGICGPLTAPGSPARLNRVQSRQEFFSQCVRDAIAAVLAHDALALDDVVVGVEEVPYLSSRWSGERVPLSAGVEADQHQRARIVLYERPLEHRAASPAALRELVHRTLVEQLATLTGRSIDDLGGRDDWG; encoded by the coding sequence ATGCCACGCAGGAGAGACCGACATGGACGCGGAATCTGTGGTCCGCTGACGGCTCCCGGCTCCCCTGCTCGCCTGAACCGCGTTCAGTCGCGGCAAGAGTTCTTCAGCCAATGCGTGCGCGACGCGATCGCCGCAGTGCTCGCCCACGACGCCCTCGCGCTCGACGACGTTGTGGTCGGCGTGGAAGAGGTGCCGTACCTCAGTAGCCGGTGGTCGGGCGAGCGCGTGCCGCTCTCCGCCGGCGTCGAGGCCGACCAGCACCAGCGCGCCCGCATCGTGCTCTACGAGCGCCCCCTCGAACACCGCGCCGCGTCACCCGCCGCGCTCAGAGAACTCGTGCACCGCACCCTGGTCGAGCAGCTCGCCACGCTCACTGGGCGCAGCATCGACGACCTGGGCGGCCGCGACGACTGGGGTTAA
- the manB gene encoding phosphomannomutase/phosphoglucomutase (converts mannose-6-phosphate to mannose-1-phosphate; the resulting product is then converted to GDP-mannose by ManC which is then used in the synthesis of mannose-containing glycoconjugates that are important for mediating entry into host cells), producing the protein MLNDQIFKANDIRGIVAGNQPEWDVEGAAQLGAAFVKLTGASEFVMGRDMRRLGEELSAAFAEGARRAGADVVQLGLTSTDQLWYASGATSLPGVQFTASHNPVDYNGIKFCLADARPVPADFMTKLRDLAPTVDLSRPVSGGVREWDSLPGYAQKLGELVPVRTERRLNVVVDAGNGMAGHTVDAVLGGRDVDVVGLYLELDGSFPNHPPNPLVPENLVDARRAVVEHGADLGLVFDGDADRCFIIDERGEVVDPSVITAMIARAELEREPGSVIVINTITSQCVAEAVEGRGELARSRVGHSYVKALMAERNAIFGGEHSAHYYFRDFWSADTGMLAALHVMETVRAGGVLSELASAFDGYSRSGEINSAVADTDAVLDAVAAVFEGRGRHELGDGLTIRDADAGWWVNLRPSNTEPLLRLNVEARDEATMAALRDEALALVRSAPGG; encoded by the coding sequence GTGCTGAACGACCAGATTTTCAAGGCCAACGACATCCGCGGCATCGTCGCCGGGAACCAGCCTGAATGGGACGTCGAGGGGGCGGCGCAGCTCGGCGCGGCGTTCGTGAAACTCACGGGGGCGAGCGAGTTCGTGATGGGGCGCGACATGCGCCGGCTGGGGGAGGAACTCTCCGCCGCGTTCGCGGAAGGTGCCCGCCGCGCCGGCGCCGACGTCGTGCAGCTCGGCCTCACCAGCACCGACCAACTGTGGTACGCCTCGGGCGCGACGAGCCTGCCCGGCGTGCAGTTCACAGCGAGCCACAACCCCGTCGACTACAACGGCATCAAGTTTTGTCTCGCCGACGCGCGCCCCGTGCCGGCTGATTTCATGACTAAGCTGCGCGACCTCGCCCCGACGGTGGACCTCTCGCGCCCGGTTTCCGGGGGAGTGCGCGAATGGGACTCGCTGCCGGGCTACGCGCAGAAGCTCGGAGAGCTGGTGCCCGTGCGCACCGAGCGGCGGTTGAACGTGGTTGTGGATGCGGGCAACGGCATGGCCGGGCACACCGTCGACGCCGTGCTGGGTGGGCGCGATGTGGACGTGGTGGGGCTCTACTTGGAGCTCGACGGGTCATTCCCGAACCATCCGCCCAACCCACTGGTGCCGGAGAACCTCGTCGATGCCCGGCGCGCTGTCGTCGAGCATGGGGCGGACCTAGGGCTGGTGTTCGACGGGGATGCCGATCGCTGCTTCATCATCGACGAGCGCGGCGAGGTGGTGGACCCGTCGGTGATCACCGCGATGATCGCGCGGGCGGAGTTGGAGCGGGAGCCGGGGTCGGTGATCGTGATCAACACCATCACGTCGCAATGCGTGGCCGAGGCCGTCGAGGGGCGCGGGGAGCTGGCGCGCTCGCGCGTCGGGCACAGCTACGTGAAGGCGCTGATGGCTGAGCGCAACGCGATCTTCGGTGGCGAGCACTCGGCGCACTACTACTTCCGTGATTTTTGGTCGGCAGATACCGGCATGCTTGCCGCGCTGCACGTGATGGAGACGGTGCGTGCCGGCGGGGTGCTTTCTGAGCTGGCGAGCGCATTCGACGGGTATTCGCGTTCAGGAGAGATCAACTCCGCAGTGGCGGACACCGATGCCGTGCTCGACGCGGTGGCCGCGGTGTTCGAGGGACGCGGGCGGCATGAACTCGGCGACGGGCTCACCATCCGCGACGCCGACGCCGGCTGGTGGGTGAACCTGCGCCCGTCGAATACCGAGCCGCTGCTGCGCCTGAACGTGGAGGCCCGCGATGAGGCGACCATGGCCGCCCTCCGGGACGAGGCCCTCGCCCTCGTGCGCTCGGCTCCCGGTGGTTGA
- a CDS encoding Trm112 family protein encodes MAETMDLSPELLAILACPSCHAKFAVDYDSNELVCTNQSCALAYPVRNNIPVLLIDEARSTL; translated from the coding sequence ATGGCTGAAACCATGGACCTCTCCCCGGAACTGCTGGCGATCCTCGCCTGCCCCTCGTGCCACGCGAAGTTCGCGGTCGACTACGACTCGAACGAGCTCGTCTGCACGAATCAGTCGTGCGCGCTGGCCTACCCGGTGCGCAACAACATCCCTGTGCTCCTCATTGACGAGGCGCGGTCCACGCTGTGA
- the malQ gene encoding 4-alpha-glucanotransferase, giving the protein MSTAHSSLIALADHFGIARDFWDWKGRHVDIPAETIVAVLAALDVDASTPELCDAALHRIEAERWYTVLPPCTVLEEGHGRTIEVHVVSGHDVELVVELEQGGTRQAWQVDNFVPDREVDGQWRGEASFWIPGDLPTGFHRIVATTDGERHEAAAIVTPRFVGFPQKMHNRRVWGYATQLYSVTSERSWGVGDFADLADLITWSGAEQGADYTLINPLHAAQVVPPLEPSPYLPMSRRFLNPIYIRPEDVPEYVSLDPDARRAIETLRIDARRAGEKSGAVERNDVWVRKLEALRPLYELGLRPARQIAFDEFLRREGEGIRLYGVWSALSVEFGPIWHRWPEAFRDVASPAVAAFAAEHADEVRFHQWLQWIAQEQVSRAQTAAEEAGMSVGVVNDLAVGVHKASADTWMMPDMFARDMHVGAPPDAYNQAGQDWGQPPWRPDRLAAQAYQPYREMVRAALRRVGGARIDHILGLFRLWWVPQGLGPQHGTYVRYDHEAMVGILALEAQRAQALIVGEDLGTVEPWVREYLAQRGILGTSVLWFEYDAHGGPLDAQHWREYCMASVTTHDLPPTLGYLSGDHVRLRHQLGLLTEPLDEELRIAASEHDGWIDLLVARGLLDASQRDQPEEVMLALHRFLRETPSKVLLANLVDAVGERRMQNQPGTVDEYPNWRVPLGDSSGKPIALEQIFDAALPKRLAAVMNGTEAPRG; this is encoded by the coding sequence GTGAGCACCGCGCATTCTTCGCTCATCGCACTCGCCGACCATTTCGGCATCGCCCGCGATTTTTGGGACTGGAAGGGCCGACACGTCGACATCCCGGCGGAGACCATCGTCGCAGTGCTCGCAGCCCTCGACGTCGACGCCAGCACACCGGAATTGTGCGACGCGGCCCTGCACCGCATCGAAGCCGAGCGCTGGTACACCGTGCTGCCGCCGTGCACCGTGCTGGAGGAAGGACACGGCCGCACGATCGAGGTGCACGTCGTATCCGGACACGACGTCGAACTCGTCGTCGAGCTGGAACAGGGCGGCACCCGTCAGGCGTGGCAGGTGGACAACTTCGTCCCCGACCGCGAGGTCGACGGACAGTGGCGCGGCGAGGCGAGTTTCTGGATTCCAGGTGACCTCCCGACGGGTTTCCACCGCATCGTCGCCACCACCGACGGGGAGCGTCACGAGGCAGCCGCCATCGTGACGCCGCGCTTCGTCGGGTTCCCCCAAAAGATGCACAACCGGCGAGTGTGGGGGTACGCCACGCAGCTGTACTCCGTCACCTCCGAGCGCTCCTGGGGCGTGGGCGACTTTGCCGACCTGGCAGACCTCATCACCTGGTCAGGCGCCGAACAGGGCGCCGACTACACGCTCATCAACCCGCTCCACGCCGCCCAAGTGGTGCCGCCGCTGGAACCGTCGCCGTATCTGCCGATGAGCAGGCGGTTCCTGAACCCGATCTACATCCGCCCCGAAGATGTGCCCGAGTACGTGAGCCTCGATCCCGACGCACGCCGCGCCATCGAGACGCTCCGCATCGACGCGCGTCGCGCGGGCGAGAAGTCGGGCGCGGTGGAACGCAACGACGTGTGGGTGCGCAAGCTCGAGGCGCTTCGGCCGCTGTACGAGCTGGGGCTGCGCCCGGCGCGGCAGATCGCATTCGACGAGTTCCTGCGTCGCGAGGGCGAAGGCATCCGCCTCTACGGCGTGTGGAGCGCGCTGAGCGTGGAGTTCGGCCCCATCTGGCACCGCTGGCCCGAGGCATTCCGCGACGTCGCCTCGCCCGCGGTGGCCGCGTTCGCTGCCGAGCACGCTGACGAGGTGCGCTTCCACCAGTGGCTGCAGTGGATCGCGCAAGAGCAGGTGAGCCGCGCGCAGACAGCGGCAGAAGAAGCGGGCATGTCGGTCGGCGTCGTGAACGACCTCGCCGTCGGTGTGCATAAGGCCTCCGCGGACACGTGGATGATGCCCGACATGTTCGCCCGCGACATGCACGTCGGGGCCCCGCCAGATGCGTACAACCAGGCCGGGCAAGACTGGGGCCAGCCGCCCTGGCGCCCCGACCGTCTCGCCGCGCAGGCCTATCAGCCGTACCGCGAGATGGTGCGCGCGGCGCTTCGGCGGGTGGGCGGCGCCCGCATCGACCACATTCTTGGGTTGTTCCGCTTGTGGTGGGTGCCGCAGGGGCTCGGCCCGCAGCACGGCACCTACGTGCGTTACGACCACGAAGCGATGGTGGGCATCCTGGCGCTCGAGGCGCAGCGCGCGCAGGCGCTCATCGTCGGTGAAGACCTCGGCACGGTCGAGCCCTGGGTGCGCGAATACCTCGCCCAGCGGGGCATCCTCGGCACGTCGGTGCTGTGGTTCGAGTACGACGCGCACGGCGGCCCGCTCGACGCGCAGCATTGGCGCGAGTACTGCATGGCGAGCGTCACGACGCACGACCTCCCGCCCACGCTCGGCTACCTGAGCGGCGATCACGTGCGGCTGCGGCACCAGCTCGGGCTACTCACTGAGCCACTCGACGAGGAACTCCGCATCGCGGCTTCGGAGCACGACGGCTGGATCGACCTGCTCGTCGCCCGCGGCCTGCTCGACGCGAGCCAGCGCGACCAGCCGGAAGAGGTCATGCTCGCGCTGCACCGCTTCCTGCGCGAGACGCCGTCGAAGGTGCTGCTCGCCAACCTTGTCGACGCGGTCGGGGAGCGGCGGATGCAAAACCAGCCGGGCACCGTCGACGAGTACCCCAACTGGCGCGTGCCGCTGGGCGACTCGTCGGGCAAGCCCATCGCGTTGGAGCAGATTTTCGACGCCGCACTGCCCAAGCGGCTCGCGGCGGTGATGAACGGCACGGAGGCGCCGCGCGGCTGA
- a CDS encoding DUF3499 domain-containing protein, whose protein sequence is MRRCSRSSCDALAVATLTYVYAESTAVIGPLAATHEPGAYDLCAKHAESMSVPKNWDVIRLPDADPVAEFRAQAADDELMALADAVRQIGLRHDDVSLPEAPSAPVDPVEPRLRIVRE, encoded by the coding sequence GTGCGCCGTTGTTCTCGATCCTCCTGCGATGCCCTCGCCGTTGCGACGCTCACCTACGTCTACGCCGAATCGACGGCGGTGATCGGGCCGCTCGCGGCAACCCACGAGCCGGGGGCGTACGATCTGTGCGCCAAGCACGCCGAGTCGATGTCGGTGCCGAAGAACTGGGACGTCATCCGCCTGCCCGACGCGGACCCCGTCGCGGAATTCCGTGCACAGGCCGCCGACGATGAGCTCATGGCGCTCGCCGACGCCGTCCGCCAGATTGGGCTTCGCCACGACGATGTCTCCCTGCCGGAGGCTCCGTCCGCGCCGGTCGACCCGGTGGAACCCAGACTGCGCATCGTGCGCGAGTGA
- the ahcY gene encoding adenosylhomocysteinase, translating into MEYQVADLSLAEFGRKEIALAEHEMPGLMAMRERYAAEQPLKGARIAGSIHMTIQTAVLIETLTALGAEVRWASCNIFSTQDHAAAAIVVGKDGTPEDPRGVPVFAWKGETLEEYWQCTSRIFDWGDELPNMILDDGGDASMLVHEGVRAQEAGSVREATDDDSHEFRIFLDTLRNSTLDWKAIAESVRGVTEETTTGVHRLHEMHRNNELLFPAINVNDSVTKSKFDNKYGCRHSLIDGINRATDVLIGGKVAVVCGYGDVGKGCAESLRGQGARVIVTEIDPICALQAAMDGYQVARLDSVIEEADIFVTCTGNRDIIMADQMARMKHQAIVGNIGHFDNELDMAGLEARTDVTKVEIKPQVHEWRFDDGHSIIVLSEGRLLNLGNATGHPSFVMSNSFTNQVLGQIELFTKRDEYPVGVYVLPKHLDEEVARLHLDALGAELSTLTQAQADYIGVPVDGPFKPDTYRY; encoded by the coding sequence GTGGAATACCAAGTTGCAGACCTGTCGTTGGCCGAGTTTGGGCGCAAGGAGATCGCGCTCGCTGAACACGAGATGCCGGGCCTCATGGCCATGCGCGAGCGCTACGCAGCCGAGCAGCCGCTCAAGGGCGCGCGCATCGCCGGCTCGATTCACATGACCATCCAAACCGCCGTCCTCATCGAAACCCTCACCGCGCTGGGCGCGGAGGTGCGCTGGGCGTCGTGCAACATCTTCTCGACACAGGACCACGCGGCGGCGGCGATCGTCGTCGGCAAGGACGGCACCCCCGAAGACCCGCGCGGCGTGCCCGTGTTCGCGTGGAAGGGTGAGACGCTCGAGGAGTACTGGCAGTGCACCTCGCGCATCTTCGACTGGGGCGACGAGCTGCCCAACATGATCCTCGACGACGGCGGCGACGCGTCCATGCTCGTCCACGAGGGCGTGCGTGCGCAGGAGGCAGGCTCGGTCCGCGAGGCCACCGACGACGACTCGCACGAGTTCCGCATCTTCCTGGACACGCTGCGCAACAGCACCCTCGACTGGAAGGCCATCGCCGAGTCGGTGCGCGGCGTCACGGAAGAAACCACGACGGGCGTGCACCGTCTGCACGAAATGCATCGCAACAACGAGCTGCTCTTCCCGGCCATCAACGTCAACGACTCGGTCACCAAGAGCAAATTCGACAACAAGTACGGCTGCCGCCACTCGCTCATCGACGGCATCAACCGCGCCACCGACGTGCTGATCGGCGGCAAGGTCGCCGTCGTGTGTGGCTACGGCGACGTAGGCAAGGGCTGCGCGGAGTCGTTGCGCGGGCAGGGAGCTCGCGTGATCGTCACGGAAATCGACCCCATCTGCGCGCTCCAGGCCGCGATGGACGGCTACCAGGTGGCGCGCCTCGACTCCGTCATCGAAGAAGCCGACATCTTCGTCACGTGCACCGGCAACCGCGACATCATCATGGCCGACCAGATGGCCCGCATGAAGCACCAGGCCATTGTCGGCAACATCGGCCACTTCGACAACGAGCTCGACATGGCCGGCCTCGAAGCCCGCACCGACGTCACGAAGGTCGAAATCAAACCGCAGGTACACGAGTGGCGCTTCGACGACGGCCACAGCATCATCGTGCTCTCCGAAGGCCGCCTGCTGAACCTCGGCAACGCCACGGGGCACCCGTCGTTTGTGATGAGCAACTCGTTCACCAACCAGGTGCTCGGGCAAATCGAGCTGTTCACGAAGCGCGACGAGTACCCCGTCGGCGTGTACGTGCTGCCGAAGCACCTCGACGAGGAAGTCGCCCGTCTGCACCTCGACGCCCTCGGCGCCGAGCTGAGCACGCTCACGCAGGCGCAGGCCGACTACATCGGCGTCCCCGTCGACGGGCCCTTCAAACCGGACACGTACCGCTACTGA
- a CDS encoding type II 3-dehydroquinate dehydratase, translating to MTTKVLVLNGPNLGRLGSRQPDVYGALTYEGLAEHLVETGKPLGFDVDVRQTEHEGQMIQWLHEAADGGHPVVINAGAWTHYSYAIADAAALVPRYVEVHISNVFAREEFRHHSVLSAGAAGIIVGCGVGGYDLALAHLASLSQR from the coding sequence ATGACGACGAAGGTGCTGGTGCTGAACGGACCGAACTTGGGCAGGCTGGGGTCGAGGCAGCCCGACGTGTACGGCGCGCTCACCTACGAGGGGCTGGCGGAACACCTCGTCGAGACGGGGAAACCGCTCGGCTTCGACGTCGACGTGCGCCAGACCGAGCACGAGGGCCAGATGATTCAGTGGCTGCACGAGGCCGCAGACGGCGGGCACCCCGTCGTGATCAATGCTGGGGCGTGGACGCACTACTCGTACGCGATTGCCGACGCCGCCGCCCTCGTCCCGCGCTACGTCGAGGTGCACATCTCCAACGTGTTCGCGCGTGAGGAATTCCGGCATCATTCGGTGCTGAGCGCCGGCGCGGCGGGGATCATCGTCGGCTGTGGAGTGGGCGGCTACGACCTCGCCCTCGCGCACCTTGCCTCGCTGTCGCAGCGGTAG
- a CDS encoding serine/threonine-protein kinase: MEMIDRYRITGRIGSGSFATVYQGHDDTLDVAVAIKVLAENWSTNDDVRGRFLAEARLLRRLSDERIVRVYDIGTTDRGQPYYVMDIADGGSLDQLRKRRVPPGLALRLCAEATRALEVLHKHQLVHRDITPGNVLLNNTKSGVKVLLADLGVAKSLLDEYRDTMTAGTPAYMALEQAKSTQLDQRSDLYSMGCVAYALLTGHPPFPIKTLQDLLSRNSAIGPVPIAEQIGAPASLDTFFASVLSPDPNRRPQTAAQLAKALDYFAAQLPGGDLYSPMPRTTGLPSGSVAVPNAPITPVSFVGASPGSLSPRSETPVSVLNSYLGQGKYQPKKTKETHNAWFWVWVIGSALALGGLVLWLTVSLLS; this comes from the coding sequence ATGGAGATGATCGACCGCTATCGCATCACCGGACGCATCGGGTCCGGGTCGTTTGCGACGGTGTACCAGGGCCACGACGACACGCTCGACGTCGCCGTCGCCATCAAGGTATTAGCGGAGAATTGGTCGACGAACGACGACGTTCGCGGGCGGTTCCTCGCCGAGGCTAGGTTGCTGCGGCGGCTCTCCGACGAGCGCATCGTGCGCGTCTACGACATCGGCACCACCGACCGAGGCCAGCCCTACTACGTGATGGACATCGCCGACGGCGGCTCGCTCGATCAGCTCCGGAAGCGACGGGTACCGCCCGGCCTCGCGCTACGGCTGTGTGCCGAAGCCACGCGAGCGTTGGAAGTGCTGCACAAGCACCAGCTTGTGCACCGCGACATCACGCCCGGCAACGTGCTGCTCAACAACACCAAATCGGGGGTGAAGGTGCTGCTGGCCGACTTGGGCGTCGCCAAATCACTCCTCGACGAATACCGCGACACCATGACTGCCGGCACGCCCGCGTACATGGCCCTCGAGCAGGCGAAGTCGACGCAGCTCGACCAGCGCTCCGACCTGTACTCGATGGGATGCGTCGCCTACGCCCTGCTCACCGGGCATCCGCCGTTCCCCATCAAGACGCTGCAAGATTTGCTCTCGCGCAACTCGGCCATCGGGCCGGTGCCGATTGCCGAACAGATCGGCGCCCCCGCCAGCCTCGACACATTCTTCGCTTCCGTTCTCTCCCCTGATCCGAACCGGCGTCCCCAAACCGCCGCGCAACTCGCGAAGGCGCTCGATTACTTCGCGGCGCAACTGCCGGGCGGCGACCTCTACTCCCCCATGCCCAGAACGACGGGTCTCCCGTCGGGCAGCGTTGCTGTGCCCAACGCGCCCATCACGCCAGTGTCGTTCGTCGGGGCATCACCGGGAAGCTTGTCGCCGCGCAGTGAGACGCCCGTGAGTGTGCTCAACAGTTACCTGGGGCAGGGCAAGTATCAGCCGAAGAAGACGAAGGAAACCCACAACGCCTGGTTCTGGGTGTGGGTGATTGGCAGCGCGCTGGCACTCGGCGGGCTGGTGCTGTGGTTGACGGTATCGCTGCTCTCCTGA
- a CDS encoding DUF3039 domain-containing protein: MSEMAPGSQTVLDERTEVFEDGDQDRFSHYVPKDKLTAAMVNGTPVVALCGKVWVPSRNPDRYPVCPECKEIWESLKSND; the protein is encoded by the coding sequence ATGAGTGAGATGGCCCCCGGTTCACAGACGGTGCTCGACGAACGCACGGAGGTGTTCGAGGACGGCGACCAAGACCGCTTCTCGCACTACGTGCCGAAAGACAAGCTGACCGCAGCGATGGTGAATGGCACCCCCGTCGTGGCGCTGTGCGGCAAGGTGTGGGTGCCGTCGCGCAACCCCGACCGCTACCCCGTCTGCCCCGAGTGCAAAGAGATCTGGGAGTCGCTGAAGTCGAACGACTGA